The following are encoded in a window of Mycolicibacterium tusciae JS617 genomic DNA:
- a CDS encoding NADH-quinone oxidoreductase subunit C translates to MTPTALRQRVTAAQLEERAEHLLSAGFRLALVAAHDDGDALRVVYLFLAGWPDRRIELEYVVPQDDPVVPSLASLSFPASRFEREMADLYGVRLQSHPRPRPLVRHAHWPQEWYPMRRDAPTPPAFTATGGFPFVTVDGTGVYEIPVGPVHAGLIEPGHFRFSVVGETILRLKARLWFVHRGVEKLFEGRPVDQAVNLAERISGDTSAAHALAYSLAVEDALDIDLPPHVHRLRALLVELERLYNHATDLGALANDVGFGIANTHAQRIREQLLRVNATVTGHRLLRGAIVPGGVALRGLPDPAHLQALAVDLAEVADLTLRNTLVADRFDGTAVLHHDDAQSLGTLGYVARASGLRTDARLEHPTTELPITEITASSGDVAARYALRRDEYAASTALACYLVDAHSGPLSDASAPASGRTGATSGVGIVEGWRGTIVHRVETTPDHHLTRAKIVDPSWFNWPALPVAMADTIVPDFPLVNKSFNQSYAGNDL, encoded by the coding sequence ATCTGTTCCTCGCCGGGTGGCCCGACCGTCGCATCGAACTTGAATACGTTGTACCCCAGGATGATCCGGTGGTTCCGTCGCTGGCGTCGCTGTCGTTTCCGGCCAGCCGCTTCGAACGCGAGATGGCCGACCTGTACGGGGTTCGGCTGCAGAGCCATCCCCGCCCACGGCCTCTGGTGCGGCACGCCCATTGGCCGCAAGAGTGGTATCCGATGCGCCGCGACGCCCCGACGCCTCCGGCATTCACAGCTACGGGCGGCTTCCCGTTCGTCACCGTTGACGGCACCGGCGTCTACGAAATCCCTGTCGGCCCAGTGCACGCCGGGCTGATCGAACCCGGCCACTTTCGGTTCTCCGTCGTCGGGGAAACCATCCTTCGCCTGAAGGCACGGTTGTGGTTCGTACACCGCGGCGTGGAGAAACTGTTCGAAGGCCGCCCCGTTGACCAGGCGGTCAACCTCGCCGAGAGAATCAGCGGGGACACCTCGGCCGCGCACGCGCTGGCCTACAGCCTGGCGGTCGAAGACGCCCTCGATATCGACCTGCCCCCACACGTCCACCGATTGCGGGCGCTGCTTGTCGAACTCGAGCGGCTCTACAACCATGCCACCGATCTGGGGGCGCTGGCCAATGATGTCGGATTCGGTATCGCCAACACCCACGCCCAGCGCATAAGGGAACAACTCCTGCGCGTCAACGCCACTGTCACCGGACATCGGCTGTTGCGCGGGGCGATCGTGCCCGGCGGGGTGGCCCTACGCGGGTTGCCCGACCCAGCGCACCTACAGGCCCTGGCCGTCGACCTCGCCGAGGTGGCCGACCTGACCTTGCGCAACACTCTCGTGGCTGACCGCTTCGACGGCACTGCCGTCCTGCACCACGACGACGCCCAGTCGCTCGGCACCCTGGGTTATGTCGCGCGCGCCAGCGGCCTACGGACCGACGCCCGCCTCGAACATCCCACCACCGAGCTGCCTATCACCGAAATCACCGCCAGCAGCGGGGACGTTGCCGCGCGCTACGCACTGCGCCGCGACGAGTACGCCGCCTCCACCGCCCTAGCCTGCTATCTCGTCGACGCCCACTCAGGCCCCCTCAGCGATGCCAGCGCCCCCGCGTCGGGCCGAACCGGTGCCACCTCCGGCGTCGGCATCGTCGAAGGATGGCGGGGCACCATCGTGCACCGTGTCGAAACCACCCCCGACCACCACCTCACCCGCGCCAAGATCGTCGATCCATCCTGGTTCAACTGGCCGGCACTGCCGGTGGCGATGGCTGACACCATCGTCCCTGACTTCCCCCTGGTCAATAAGAGCTTCAACCAGTCCTACGCAGGCAACGACCTATGA